DNA from Candidatus Poribacteria bacterium:
CCCCTCAGGAAGTTATACACCATCTCCCTGGTGACCTCCTTCGGGTAAGCCGAGACACCTTCCTCAACCACGCCGTGGTCGCCCGCGAAGACGTATACCCTTTTCCTCTCGAGATATCTCGGCTTGACCGAGTCGTGGATGAGGGCGATTTTGGCGGCTATCCTCTCAAGCTCGCCAAGACTGCCTATGGGTTTGGTGAGGTTGTCGATGTGATCCCATATATGCTTTTCAAGCTCGACGTTGCGCATCTTTCGACCTCCTTATATCGAGTCGTTCATATTTCCCTCAGCTCAGGAGCTATATTCCCCGATCCATTTAAGATAACCCACCTTTCCCCTCAAGGCATTATATAACCTCCTATCAGCAGTGAAAAATCGACAGCTTATCTTCTCCGCAGCAGCCAGATAGACGCTATCATATACCGATCTATCGTAAACGAAAGCGAGATCTGTCGCCCTCAACACGAGCTCCTCAGCCCCTATCGTCTCCATACTCAGCTCCAACACCTCCTCTACGAACTCCCTCGCGCTCCCATCATCTATCCTGCCCATCCTGACCGCAACCTTCATC
Protein-coding regions in this window:
- a CDS encoding type II toxin-antitoxin system VapC family toxin → MEEGVIVPDASVALKWKLDDEEYVDQARTMLLDFSRGRIELVVPDLFFVEISNGMKVAVRMGRIDDGSAREFVEEVLELSMETIGAEELVLRATDLAFVYDRSVYDSVYLAAAEKISCRFFTADRRLYNALRGKVGYLKWIGEYSS